Proteins encoded within one genomic window of Streptomyces kaniharaensis:
- a CDS encoding GNAT family N-acetyltransferase has product MSHDDLIIRPAKPEDERELAVLDRASWSTLSDVSPQPREEADGVFDERHTPDQYLLALADGRIVGYVRHVPPTPLATNRHVRQIQGLAVDTAARGRGIGRKLVEAACEAARADGARRMTLRVLGWNAPARRLYESCGFVVEGSLAEEFVIDGTYVDDILMARSLSD; this is encoded by the coding sequence ATGAGCCACGACGATCTGATCATCCGACCAGCGAAGCCCGAGGACGAACGCGAGCTCGCCGTTCTCGACCGCGCCTCCTGGTCCACCCTCTCCGACGTCTCCCCGCAGCCGCGCGAGGAGGCGGACGGCGTGTTCGACGAGCGGCACACCCCGGACCAGTACCTGCTCGCCCTCGCCGACGGCCGGATCGTCGGCTACGTGCGCCACGTCCCGCCCACCCCGCTGGCCACCAACCGGCACGTCCGCCAGATCCAGGGACTGGCGGTGGACACCGCGGCCCGCGGCCGGGGCATCGGCCGGAAGCTCGTCGAGGCCGCCTGCGAGGCGGCGAGGGCCGACGGCGCGCGCAGGATGACCCTGCGGGTGCTCGGCTGGAACGCCCCGGCGCGCCGTCTCTACGAGAGCTGCGGTTTCGTCGTCGAGGGCTCGCTCGCCGAGGAGTTCGTGATCGACGGGACGTACGTCGACGACATCCTGATGGCCCGCTCCCTGTCGGACTGA
- a CDS encoding DUF2510 domain-containing protein encodes MSNSTPPGWYPVPGADGTAGHERWWDGNAWTADVRPLQGGAAQLADAPTQGWQPPAQTPPGYGYGGPPQGGAGYGYPGPQAPGYGYPGPQPGYGYPPPSGSGRVNPGVVIGIVLAVLTVAGVILVLTLNSDGSPSADPTPNPTVTATGSASPSPSPTYRLPTTVPTPTLPAPKPAPVLKSTVPDSQHAITIPVFDGWDASTIGTRSTVSLGTGRYTCSDGNSCIRGQFAVEKDTAQGATAKAAAEATMPGYAGKIFTGITSHTDSGSGYVTVAGVLGYASRWHVRTSDGTQGYVLLAAVPAKGGGYVVFEGGVDDDPAAPDASVLDQILKGIKQDSSSAGTT; translated from the coding sequence GTGAGCAACTCGACGCCTCCCGGGTGGTACCCGGTACCGGGTGCGGACGGCACGGCCGGTCACGAGCGCTGGTGGGACGGCAACGCCTGGACCGCCGACGTCCGCCCGCTCCAGGGCGGCGCGGCCCAGCTCGCCGACGCCCCGACCCAGGGCTGGCAGCCCCCGGCGCAGACCCCGCCCGGATACGGCTACGGAGGCCCACCGCAGGGCGGCGCCGGCTACGGGTACCCGGGCCCCCAGGCCCCGGGCTACGGCTACCCGGGACCCCAGCCGGGGTACGGCTACCCGCCGCCGTCCGGATCGGGCCGGGTGAACCCCGGCGTGGTCATCGGCATCGTGCTGGCCGTCCTCACCGTCGCCGGCGTGATCCTCGTCCTCACGCTCAACAGCGACGGCTCCCCGTCGGCCGATCCGACCCCGAACCCGACGGTGACGGCCACCGGGAGCGCGAGCCCCAGCCCGAGCCCGACCTACCGCCTGCCCACCACGGTGCCGACGCCCACGCTGCCCGCGCCCAAGCCCGCGCCGGTCCTCAAGAGCACCGTGCCTGACTCCCAGCACGCGATCACCATCCCCGTCTTCGACGGCTGGGACGCGTCGACCATCGGCACGAGGTCGACGGTCTCCCTCGGCACCGGCCGCTACACCTGCTCGGACGGCAACTCCTGCATCCGCGGCCAGTTCGCGGTCGAGAAGGACACCGCCCAGGGGGCCACCGCCAAGGCCGCCGCCGAGGCCACCATGCCCGGCTACGCGGGCAAGATCTTCACCGGGATCACCTCGCACACCGACTCCGGCTCCGGCTACGTCACCGTGGCGGGCGTCCTCGGCTACGCCTCCCGCTGGCACGTCCGCACCTCGGACGGCACCCAGGGCTACGTCCTGCTGGCCGCCGTCCCGGCCAAGGGCGGCGGGTACGTGGTGTTCGAGGGCGGCGTGGACGACGACCCGGCCGCGCCCGACGCCTCGGTGCTGGACCAGATCCTCAAGGGCATCAAGCAGGACAGCTCGTCCGCCGGCACCACCTGA
- a CDS encoding TIGR01777 family oxidoreductase: MRIAVTGSTGLIGSALVRSLLADGHEVVRLVRHRSRTGPQPDGTTAIGWNPLLGQVDRAGLEGVEAVAHLAGAGVGDHRWTDAYKREIRESRVLGTETIAAALAELKEPPRVLVSASAVGVYGQTGDRVIDEDSPAGDDFLAEVCVEWEAAARPAERAGIRVVHPRTGLVLSDSGGAGGRLFPLFRLGLGGRLGNGRQYWSFISLADEIAALRLLIDREDLSGAFNLTAPEPVTNAELTAALGRALGRPTPFPVPEAVLKAVLGELAIEVVGSHRVVPRRLLDAGFRFAHPDVDAAVRAAL; this comes from the coding sequence ATGCGCATCGCTGTCACAGGCTCCACGGGATTGATCGGTTCGGCACTCGTCCGCTCCCTGCTGGCGGACGGTCACGAGGTGGTGCGGCTCGTCCGGCACCGGTCCAGGACCGGCCCGCAGCCGGACGGTACGACCGCGATCGGCTGGAACCCGCTGCTCGGCCAGGTCGACCGGGCCGGGCTGGAGGGCGTCGAGGCCGTCGCGCACCTGGCCGGCGCCGGGGTCGGCGACCACCGCTGGACGGACGCCTACAAGCGGGAGATCCGGGAGAGCCGGGTGCTCGGCACCGAGACGATCGCGGCCGCGCTGGCCGAACTCAAGGAGCCGCCCCGGGTCCTCGTCAGCGCCTCCGCGGTCGGCGTGTACGGGCAGACCGGCGACCGCGTGATCGACGAGGACTCCCCTGCCGGCGACGACTTCCTGGCGGAGGTCTGCGTGGAGTGGGAGGCCGCCGCCCGGCCGGCCGAGCGGGCCGGGATCCGGGTGGTCCACCCGCGCACCGGGCTGGTGCTCTCCGATTCCGGCGGGGCCGGCGGGCGGCTGTTCCCGCTCTTCCGGCTGGGCCTGGGCGGGCGGCTCGGGAACGGGCGGCAGTACTGGAGCTTCATCTCGCTCGCCGACGAGATCGCCGCGCTGCGCCTCCTGATCGACCGGGAGGACCTCTCCGGCGCCTTCAACCTCACCGCGCCCGAGCCGGTGACCAACGCCGAGCTGACCGCGGCCCTCGGGCGCGCGCTGGGGCGGCCGACCCCGTTCCCCGTCCCGGAGGCGGTGTTGAAGGCGGTGCTCGGCGAGCTGGCGATCGAGGTCGTCGGCAGCCACCGGGTGGTGCCGCGGCGCCTGCTGGACGCCGGGTTCCGCTTCGCGCACCCGGACGTGGACGCGGCGGTGCGCGCGGCGCTGTAG
- a CDS encoding DUF4240 domain-containing protein — translation MDETDFWQIIDETREAAEGDPDEQADRLVERLVQLTPDDVIDFARLFEARFQRAYRYDLWGAAYLLLDGASEDTFDFFRCWLIGQGRDVFEGGLHDPDDLADLLPEFDEEEDGEAEDLGYAADEAYEQLTGLPLPEVGGRQAGRPSGASLDFDDPDVMAKRFPKLWERYGE, via the coding sequence ATGGACGAGACCGACTTCTGGCAGATCATCGACGAGACCCGGGAGGCCGCCGAGGGCGACCCCGACGAGCAGGCAGACCGGCTGGTGGAGCGCCTCGTCCAGCTGACACCGGACGACGTGATCGACTTCGCCCGGCTGTTCGAGGCCCGGTTCCAGCGCGCCTACCGGTACGACCTGTGGGGCGCCGCCTACCTGCTGCTCGACGGCGCCTCCGAGGACACCTTCGACTTCTTCCGCTGCTGGCTGATCGGCCAGGGCCGGGACGTGTTCGAGGGCGGGCTGCACGACCCGGACGACCTGGCGGACCTGCTGCCCGAGTTCGACGAGGAGGAGGACGGCGAGGCCGAGGACCTCGGCTACGCCGCCGACGAGGCGTACGAGCAGCTGACCGGACTGCCGCTGCCCGAGGTGGGCGGGCGGCAGGCGGGCCGGCCGTCCGGGGCGTCGCTGGACTTCGACGACCCGGACGTCATGGCGAAACGGTTTCCCAAGCTCTGGGAGCGCTACGGGGAATGA
- a CDS encoding regulator — protein MPQRPATDSPAYGPLDPLGQHRGPIGRALSDAPDALTADALTDASAADELRLPEQAPTDRLQSGAPAPARAAAASASGHSGPAPQNGQLAALIEEAGFSHAGLARRVDQLGLEHGLDLRYDKTSVTRWLRGQQPRGATPALIAEVFTRRLGRRLTAQDLGLDACAPVYAGLEFAETPQEAVDIVASMWRKDIGPQSELRRIAFTPAGLVVPSRDWLIGRTDERVARDGSTLARPDAATGPPPAGGPTNATNSPNNPNTHTAPGATATSPARVQASGAPGSRTTAAPGAAGAHSLSRVPSQSRRPPAVVEPPHADPTREQRPALRVGRGDIAAIRAVGDLFRALDHAYGGGHARQALVRYLESEAEPMLRGRYGEQIGRALFGAVADLTRLAGWTSFDIAAHGLAQRYFVQALRLSQAAGDRALGGYVLVTMSQQAVHLGHGREAVQLARVAQQGVGTAVPPVVQSLLHAAEARGHGLLGDVRACTTALVRSERSLAAARTGDELPPWARYFDEAQLSDEFAHCYRDLQQWRTSAQHAEKSLRLRSPAYARSRIFCRLVLATARLGMGDLDEACTMATDALRAAGEMRSARSLEYVRDFHRRLTPYRGSPVARAFEETARQAGVI, from the coding sequence ATGCCCCAACGGCCTGCAACCGACAGCCCGGCGTACGGACCGCTCGACCCGCTCGGCCAGCACCGAGGGCCGATCGGCCGGGCCCTTTCGGACGCCCCTGACGCCCTGACCGCCGACGCCCTGACCGATGCCTCGGCCGCCGACGAGCTGCGGCTGCCCGAGCAGGCCCCCACCGACCGGCTCCAGTCCGGTGCGCCCGCGCCCGCCCGCGCGGCCGCCGCGTCAGCCTCCGGCCACTCCGGACCGGCCCCGCAGAACGGCCAGCTGGCCGCGCTGATCGAGGAGGCCGGCTTCTCCCACGCGGGCCTGGCCCGCCGGGTCGACCAGCTCGGCCTGGAGCACGGCCTCGACCTGCGCTACGACAAGACCTCGGTCACCCGCTGGCTGCGCGGCCAGCAGCCGCGCGGCGCCACTCCGGCGCTGATCGCCGAGGTCTTCACCCGCCGCCTCGGCCGCCGCCTCACCGCCCAGGACCTCGGCCTGGACGCCTGCGCCCCGGTCTACGCGGGCCTGGAGTTCGCCGAGACCCCTCAGGAGGCGGTGGACATCGTGGCGAGCATGTGGCGCAAGGACATCGGCCCGCAGTCCGAGCTGCGCCGGATCGCCTTCACCCCGGCCGGCCTGGTCGTGCCCAGCCGGGACTGGCTGATCGGCCGCACCGACGAGCGGGTCGCCCGGGACGGCTCCACCCTGGCCCGCCCGGACGCCGCCACCGGGCCACCGCCCGCCGGAGGGCCCACGAACGCCACGAACAGCCCGAACAACCCCAACACGCACACCGCGCCCGGCGCGACGGCCACGAGCCCGGCGCGCGTCCAGGCCTCAGGTGCGCCCGGCTCCCGCACGACGGCCGCCCCAGGGGCCGCGGGCGCCCACTCCCTCAGTCGCGTGCCCAGCCAGAGCCGCCGCCCGCCGGCCGTCGTAGAGCCGCCGCACGCCGACCCGACCCGCGAGCAGCGCCCCGCCCTGCGCGTCGGCCGCGGCGACATCGCTGCCATCCGCGCCGTCGGGGACCTCTTCCGCGCGCTCGACCACGCCTACGGCGGCGGGCACGCCCGCCAGGCCCTGGTCCGCTACCTGGAGAGCGAGGCCGAGCCGATGCTGCGCGGCCGGTACGGCGAGCAGATCGGCCGGGCCCTGTTCGGCGCGGTCGCCGACCTGACCAGGCTGGCCGGCTGGACGTCCTTCGACATCGCCGCCCACGGCCTCGCCCAGCGCTACTTCGTCCAGGCACTGCGCCTCTCCCAGGCCGCGGGCGACCGCGCCCTCGGCGGGTACGTGCTGGTGACGATGAGCCAGCAGGCCGTCCACCTCGGCCACGGCCGGGAGGCGGTCCAGCTGGCCCGCGTCGCGCAGCAGGGCGTGGGCACCGCCGTGCCGCCCGTCGTCCAGTCGCTGCTGCACGCCGCCGAGGCGCGCGGGCACGGCCTGCTGGGCGACGTCCGGGCCTGCACCACCGCCCTGGTGCGCTCCGAACGGTCCCTGGCCGCCGCCCGCACCGGTGACGAACTGCCGCCCTGGGCGCGGTACTTCGACGAGGCCCAGCTCTCCGACGAGTTCGCCCACTGCTACCGCGACCTTCAGCAGTGGCGCACCTCCGCCCAGCACGCCGAGAAGTCGCTGCGGCTGCGCTCACCCGCCTACGCCCGCAGCCGGATCTTCTGCCGGCTGGTGCTGGCCACGGCCAGGCTCGGCATGGGCGACCTCGACGAGGCCTGCACGATGGCCACCGACGCGCTGCGGGCGGCGGGGGAGATGCGCTCGGCCCGGTCGCTGGAGTACGTCCGGGACTTCCACCGCCGCCTGACGCCGTACCGGGGCAGCCCGGTGGCCCGCGCGTTCGAGGAAACGGCCCGCCAGGCAGGGGTGATCTGA
- a CDS encoding FAD-dependent oxidoreductase — MPTYDFTRRARRPSDPDVVVVGAGLAGLAAARALTGQGLTVQLLESSDRIGGRTATRELDGFRLDDGNHLLNTAFPELRHALDLDRLDLRPLAPGVLVHSAGRRYRAGDPQLTTARQAATRAPLGSPLDKARLGSWLARLAATPATRIQARPETTTARALTGHGLAPRTVDGFLRPLLSALLGDPALGTSSRIAELVLRCYARGRLCLPAGGIAAVPAQLAAALPAGTVRTGVQVTAIAADGVETARHGRIGAQAVLVATDARSAVDLLPGLRLPDFHPVTTFYHAADRAPLSEAVLLLDADRPGGHPPLVSHSLVLSELHPSYAPSGQALIATTVLGRRSFDAGGPAGLEPAVRAKLAELYGTSTRGWQFLSVRHVPDALPAMPPPHNPRRPVRVLAGLYVAGDHRDTSTVQGALVSGRRAAQAVLRDLGLPADARAAEAAA; from the coding sequence GTGCCCACGTACGACTTCACTCGCCGCGCCCGCCGACCGTCCGACCCTGACGTCGTCGTGGTGGGCGCCGGACTCGCGGGCCTGGCCGCCGCCCGCGCGCTCACCGGCCAGGGCCTCACCGTCCAGCTCCTGGAGAGCAGCGACCGGATCGGCGGCCGTACGGCCACCCGCGAGCTGGACGGATTCCGGCTCGACGACGGCAACCATCTGCTCAACACCGCGTTCCCCGAACTGCGCCACGCGCTCGACCTCGACCGCCTGGACCTGCGCCCGCTCGCGCCCGGCGTACTCGTGCACAGTGCCGGCCGCCGGTACCGCGCCGGGGACCCGCAACTCACCACCGCCCGGCAGGCCGCCACCCGGGCCCCGCTCGGCAGTCCGCTCGACAAGGCCCGGCTCGGCAGCTGGCTCGCCCGGCTCGCCGCCACCCCGGCCACCCGGATCCAGGCCCGCCCGGAGACCACCACGGCCCGCGCGCTCACCGGCCACGGGCTCGCGCCGCGCACCGTCGACGGCTTCCTGCGGCCGCTGCTCAGCGCCCTGCTCGGCGACCCGGCCCTCGGCACCAGCAGCCGGATCGCCGAACTGGTGCTGCGCTGCTACGCGCGCGGCCGGCTCTGCCTGCCCGCCGGCGGAATCGCGGCCGTGCCGGCCCAGTTGGCCGCCGCGCTGCCCGCCGGCACCGTGCGCACCGGGGTCCAGGTCACCGCGATCGCCGCGGACGGCGTGGAGACCGCCCGGCACGGCCGGATCGGCGCGCAGGCCGTGCTCGTCGCGACCGACGCGCGCTCCGCCGTCGACCTCCTGCCGGGGCTGCGGCTGCCGGACTTCCACCCCGTCACCACCTTCTACCACGCGGCCGACCGCGCCCCGCTGAGCGAGGCCGTCCTGCTGCTGGACGCCGACCGGCCCGGCGGCCACCCGCCGCTGGTCTCGCACTCACTGGTGCTCAGCGAGCTGCACCCCTCGTACGCCCCTTCCGGGCAGGCGCTGATCGCGACCACCGTGCTCGGGCGGCGCTCGTTCGACGCGGGCGGCCCGGCCGGGCTGGAACCGGCGGTCAGGGCCAAGCTCGCCGAGCTGTACGGGACGTCGACCCGGGGCTGGCAGTTCCTCAGCGTGCGGCACGTCCCGGATGCGCTTCCCGCCATGCCGCCGCCTCACAACCCGCGGCGGCCGGTGCGGGTGCTGGCCGGGCTGTACGTGGCCGGCGACCACAGGGACACCAGCACCGTGCAGGGCGCGCTGGTCTCCGGGCGGCGGGCGGCGCAGGCGGTGCTGCGCGACCTCGGGCTGCCGGCCGACGCCCGGGCGGCTGAGGCGGCGGCGTAG
- the lpdA gene encoding dihydrolipoyl dehydrogenase codes for MHGGRDVANDASTVFDVVILGGGSGGYAAALRAAQLGLKVALVEKGELGGTCLHRGCIPTKALLHAAEIADETKEAAEFGVLATFQGIDINGVHKYKDDVIAGLYKGLQGLVASRKVTFIQGEGKLSSQTSVDVNGQRIEGRHIVLATGSVPRSIPGLEIDGNRVISSDHALKLDRIPKSAVILGGGVIGVEFASVWKSFGVEVTIVEALPHLVPLEDENSSKLLERAFRKRGIKFELKARFSGVEYTETGVRVSTENGKQIDADLLLVAIGRGPVSAGLGYEENGVAMDRGYVLVDEYMRTNVPTISAVGDLAPTLQLAHVGFAEGILVAERLAGLKPMPIDYDGVPRVTYSNPEVASVGISEAKAVELYGKEKVVTLKYNLAGNGKSKILKTAGEIKLVQVKDGAVVGVHMVGARMGEQVGEAQLIYNWEALPAEVAQLIHAHPTQSEALGEAHLALAGKPLHAHD; via the coding sequence TTGCATGGAGGACGTGACGTGGCGAACGACGCCAGCACCGTTTTCGACGTAGTCATTCTCGGAGGCGGAAGCGGCGGTTACGCCGCGGCGCTCCGCGCCGCTCAGCTGGGCCTGAAGGTTGCCCTGGTCGAGAAGGGTGAGCTGGGCGGCACCTGCCTGCACCGCGGCTGCATTCCGACCAAGGCCCTGCTGCACGCGGCGGAGATCGCCGACGAGACGAAGGAGGCCGCCGAGTTCGGCGTGCTGGCCACCTTCCAGGGCATCGACATCAACGGCGTCCACAAGTACAAGGACGACGTCATCGCCGGCCTGTACAAGGGCCTGCAGGGCCTGGTGGCCTCCCGCAAGGTGACCTTCATCCAGGGCGAGGGCAAGCTCTCCTCGCAGACCTCGGTGGACGTCAACGGCCAGCGCATCGAGGGCCGCCACATCGTCCTCGCGACCGGCTCCGTGCCGCGTTCGATCCCGGGCCTGGAGATCGACGGCAACCGCGTCATCTCCTCGGACCACGCCCTCAAGCTCGACCGCATCCCGAAGTCGGCCGTCATCCTCGGCGGCGGCGTGATCGGCGTCGAGTTCGCCTCGGTCTGGAAGTCCTTCGGCGTCGAGGTCACCATCGTCGAGGCGCTGCCGCACCTCGTCCCGCTGGAGGACGAGAACTCCTCCAAGCTGCTGGAGCGCGCGTTCCGCAAGCGCGGCATCAAGTTCGAGCTGAAGGCCCGCTTCTCGGGCGTCGAGTACACCGAGACCGGTGTCCGCGTCTCCACCGAGAACGGCAAGCAGATCGACGCCGACCTGCTGCTCGTCGCCATCGGCCGCGGCCCGGTCTCGGCCGGCCTCGGCTACGAGGAGAACGGCGTCGCGATGGACCGCGGCTACGTCCTGGTCGACGAGTACATGCGCACCAACGTGCCCACCATCTCGGCCGTCGGCGACCTCGCCCCGACCCTGCAGCTGGCCCACGTCGGCTTCGCCGAGGGCATCCTCGTCGCCGAGCGCCTGGCCGGCCTCAAGCCGATGCCGATCGACTACGACGGCGTCCCGCGCGTGACCTACTCCAACCCCGAGGTGGCCTCCGTCGGCATCTCCGAGGCCAAGGCCGTCGAGCTGTACGGCAAGGAGAAGGTCGTCACCCTCAAGTACAACCTGGCCGGCAACGGCAAGAGCAAGATCCTGAAGACCGCCGGCGAGATCAAGCTCGTCCAGGTCAAGGACGGCGCCGTGGTCGGCGTCCACATGGTCGGCGCCCGCATGGGCGAGCAGGTCGGCGAGGCTCAGCTGATCTACAACTGGGAGGCGCTGCCGGCCGAGGTCGCGCAGCTCATCCACGCGCACCCGACCCAGTCCGAGGCCCTCGGCGAGGCGCACCTGGCGCTGGCCGGCAAGCCGCTGCACGCGCACGACTGA
- the sucB gene encoding 2-oxoglutarate dehydrogenase, E2 component, dihydrolipoamide succinyltransferase: protein MAVSVTLPALGESVSEGTVTRWLKAEGERVEVDEPLLEVSTDKVDTEIPAPASGILAAIKVGEDETVEVGAELAIIDDGTGAPVAAPAPAAEAAPAAAPAPVAEAPAAAPAPAPVAAPAAAAAPAGDATPVLLPALGESVTEGTVTRWLKAEGETVEVDEPLLEVSTDKVDTEIPSPVAGVVVKILVGEDETAEVGAQLALIGAPGAAAAAPAPAAAPAPVAAPAPAAPAPAPVAPAAPAAPAPVAAAPAPVAPAAPAPVAAPAPVAPAAPAAPVADEGEAYVTPLVRKLAAEHGIALSAVTGTGVGGRIRKQDVIAAAEAAKAAPAPAAAAAPAAAPKAAAAPSALRGQTVKMTRMRKVIGDNMMKALHEQAQLTSVVEVDVTKIMSLRAKAKDGFLAREGVKLSPMPFFVKAAAQALKTNAVVNARINEAEGTITYFDTENIGIAVDSEKGLMTPVIKGAGDLNIAGISKKTAELAAKVRDSKITPDELSGATFTISNTGSRGALFDTVIVPPNQAAILGIGATVKRPVVIESDGGTAIGIRDMTYLSLSYDHRLVDGADAARYLVAVKEILEAGEFEVELGL, encoded by the coding sequence ATGGCGGTCTCAGTAACACTGCCCGCGCTGGGCGAGAGCGTTTCCGAGGGCACCGTCACCCGTTGGCTGAAGGCCGAGGGTGAGCGTGTCGAGGTCGACGAGCCGCTGCTCGAGGTCTCGACCGACAAGGTCGACACCGAGATCCCGGCGCCGGCTTCCGGCATCCTGGCCGCGATCAAGGTCGGCGAGGACGAGACCGTCGAGGTCGGCGCCGAGCTGGCGATCATCGACGACGGCACCGGCGCCCCGGTCGCGGCCCCCGCCCCGGCCGCCGAGGCCGCGCCCGCCGCCGCCCCGGCCCCGGTGGCCGAGGCTCCGGCCGCCGCTCCGGCTCCGGCCCCGGTCGCCGCCCCGGCCGCCGCGGCCGCTCCGGCCGGCGACGCCACCCCGGTCCTGCTGCCCGCGCTGGGCGAGTCGGTCACCGAGGGCACCGTCACCCGCTGGCTGAAGGCCGAGGGCGAGACGGTCGAGGTCGACGAGCCGCTGCTCGAGGTCTCCACCGACAAGGTCGACACCGAGATCCCGTCGCCGGTCGCCGGTGTCGTCGTCAAGATCCTCGTCGGCGAGGACGAGACCGCCGAGGTCGGCGCCCAGCTCGCGCTGATCGGTGCCCCGGGTGCCGCCGCTGCCGCTCCGGCCCCGGCTGCCGCTCCGGCTCCGGTCGCCGCCCCGGCCCCAGCTGCCCCGGCTCCGGCCCCCGTCGCCCCTGCCGCTCCGGCTGCTCCGGCCCCGGTCGCCGCCGCTCCGGCTCCGGTCGCCCCGGCCGCTCCGGCCCCGGTGGCCGCTCCGGCTCCGGTCGCCCCCGCCGCCCCCGCCGCCCCGGTGGCCGACGAGGGCGAGGCCTACGTCACCCCGCTGGTGCGCAAGCTCGCCGCCGAGCACGGCATCGCGCTGTCGGCCGTCACCGGCACCGGTGTCGGCGGCCGCATCCGCAAGCAGGACGTCATCGCCGCCGCGGAGGCCGCCAAGGCCGCTCCGGCCCCGGCCGCCGCTGCCGCCCCGGCCGCCGCGCCGAAGGCCGCCGCCGCGCCGTCCGCCCTGCGCGGCCAGACGGTCAAGATGACCCGCATGCGCAAGGTCATCGGCGACAACATGATGAAGGCCCTGCACGAGCAGGCCCAGCTGACCAGCGTGGTCGAGGTGGACGTCACCAAGATCATGTCGCTGCGCGCCAAGGCCAAGGACGGCTTCCTCGCCCGCGAGGGCGTCAAGCTCTCCCCGATGCCGTTCTTCGTCAAGGCCGCCGCCCAGGCGCTGAAGACCAACGCGGTCGTCAACGCCCGGATCAACGAGGCCGAGGGCACCATCACCTACTTCGACACCGAGAACATCGGTATCGCGGTGGACTCCGAGAAGGGTCTGATGACCCCGGTCATCAAGGGTGCGGGCGACCTCAACATCGCCGGTATCTCCAAGAAGACCGCCGAGCTGGCCGCCAAGGTCCGCGACAGCAAGATCACCCCGGACGAGCTGTCCGGCGCCACCTTCACCATCAGCAACACCGGCTCGCGCGGTGCGCTGTTCGACACCGTGATCGTGCCGCCGAACCAGGCCGCCATCCTGGGCATCGGCGCCACCGTCAAGCGCCCGGTGGTCATCGAGTCCGACGGCGGCACCGCCATCGGCATCCGCGACATGACCTACCTGTCGCTCTCCTACGACCACCGCCTGGTGGACGGCGCCGACGCCGCCCGCTACCTGGTCGCGGTCAAGGAGATCCTGGAGGCCGGCGAGTTCGAGGTCGAGCTCGGCCTCTGA